In the genome of Mycobacterium kansasii ATCC 12478, one region contains:
- a CDS encoding phosphodiester glycosidase family protein yields MLPDRAERATVLTPSASLRRLAACLALVAACATLTATTGRPVAHAADGREMLEHAIATTKGSYLVYNFGGGHPMPLLNGDGGRYEMNNGGHLMIIKNASQRLQPHLLVDTHTGDQARCEHNAGARTNEGLWQASEIYAPLQAWQRMGQPTIAINANFFDVRPQKGGSWRSTGCSSPLGAFVDNTHGQGRANQAVTGTVAYAGKQGLSGGNETWTSLTTMIIPAGGAPYVLRPKGREDYDLATPVIQDLLNKNAKFVAVAGIGLLSPGNTGQLHDGGPSAARTALAYAKQKDEMYIFEGGNYTPDNIQDLFRGLGSDTAILLDGGGSSAIVLRRDTGGMWAGAGTPKGSCDTREVLCDSHERALPSWLAFN; encoded by the coding sequence CTGCTTCCCGATCGGGCCGAAAGGGCTACCGTGCTGACGCCATCTGCCAGCCTGCGCCGACTTGCGGCTTGTCTTGCCTTAGTGGCTGCATGCGCCACGCTCACCGCCACCACCGGACGACCCGTCGCCCATGCCGCCGACGGTCGCGAGATGCTCGAGCACGCCATCGCCACAACCAAGGGCTCCTACCTGGTGTACAACTTCGGCGGCGGGCACCCGATGCCGCTCCTCAACGGCGACGGCGGCCGCTACGAGATGAACAACGGCGGCCATCTCATGATCATCAAGAATGCGTCGCAGCGGCTGCAGCCGCACCTACTGGTCGATACCCACACCGGTGACCAGGCGCGCTGCGAACACAACGCCGGGGCACGCACGAATGAAGGACTTTGGCAGGCATCGGAGATCTATGCTCCGCTGCAGGCCTGGCAGCGAATGGGACAGCCGACAATCGCGATCAACGCCAACTTCTTCGACGTGCGCCCGCAAAAGGGCGGCTCCTGGCGATCGACGGGTTGCAGTTCGCCATTGGGCGCGTTCGTCGACAACACCCACGGCCAGGGCCGCGCCAACCAGGCGGTCACCGGCACCGTCGCCTACGCCGGGAAGCAGGGCCTGTCCGGCGGAAACGAGACCTGGACCTCGCTGACCACCATGATCATCCCGGCCGGTGGTGCGCCATATGTGTTGCGGCCCAAGGGCAGAGAAGACTACGACCTGGCCACTCCGGTGATCCAGGACTTGCTCAACAAGAACGCAAAGTTCGTCGCCGTCGCCGGGATCGGGCTGTTATCGCCGGGCAACACCGGCCAACTTCACGACGGCGGCCCGAGTGCCGCGCGTACGGCGCTGGCCTACGCGAAGCAGAAAGACGAGATGTACATCTTCGAAGGAGGTAACTACACGCCGGACAACATCCAAGACCTTTTCCGGGGCCTGGGCAGCGATACGGCGATCCTGCTCGACGGCGGCGGGTCGTCGGCAATTGTGCTGCGTCGCGACACCGGAGGCATGTGGGCCGGTGCGGGGACGCCGAAGGGCTCGTGCGACACCCGTGAGGTCCTGTGCGACTCCCACGAGCGGGCGTTGCCCAGCTGGCTCGCATTCAACTAG
- a CDS encoding virulence factor Mce family protein, with product MVALMLSSCGWRGISNVSIPGGPGTGDGSYVLYVQVPDTLAINGNSKVMVADVTVGSIRDIRLENWIATLKLGIDKGVKLPRNATAKIGQTSLLGSQHVELAAPPDPSPQPLCPPPHRKQDCTISLKNSSAYPNTEQTLASISMILRGGGIPNLEVLQNEVYNVFHGRADQIRAFLTKLDTFTDQLNQQRDDITHAIDSTNRLLVYVGRRSDVLDRVLTDIPPLIKHFADTRDLLINAVDALGQLTQVTDQYLSEARGPLHTDLQALQCPLKELGRGSQYLIGALKLILTQPYDIDTVPKLFRGDYQNVSATIDVTFSAMDNALLTGTGFSGALRALEQSFGRDPETMIPDVRYTPNPNDAPGGPLVERGDRQC from the coding sequence ATGGTCGCGCTGATGCTGAGTTCGTGTGGCTGGCGCGGGATCTCCAATGTGTCGATTCCGGGTGGTCCGGGCACCGGGGACGGGTCCTACGTCCTCTATGTGCAGGTGCCCGACACGCTGGCGATCAACGGCAACAGCAAGGTGATGGTCGCCGACGTCACGGTCGGCTCGATACGTGACATCAGATTGGAGAACTGGATAGCGACCCTCAAGCTGGGCATCGACAAGGGCGTCAAGCTACCGAGGAACGCCACCGCGAAGATCGGCCAGACCAGTTTGCTGGGTTCTCAGCATGTGGAACTCGCGGCGCCGCCCGACCCGTCGCCGCAGCCGCTGTGCCCGCCGCCGCACCGCAAGCAAGATTGCACCATTTCCCTGAAGAACTCCTCCGCGTATCCCAACACCGAGCAAACACTGGCCAGCATCTCGATGATTTTGCGCGGCGGCGGGATCCCGAATCTCGAGGTGCTCCAGAACGAGGTCTACAACGTCTTCCACGGGCGGGCCGACCAGATTCGGGCCTTCCTCACCAAGCTGGACACCTTTACCGACCAGCTCAACCAGCAACGCGATGACATCACCCACGCTATCGACTCCACCAATCGTTTGCTGGTCTACGTGGGTCGCCGATCCGATGTACTGGACCGGGTACTGACCGACATCCCGCCGCTGATCAAGCACTTCGCCGACACGCGCGACCTGCTCATCAACGCCGTCGACGCGTTGGGACAGCTCACCCAGGTCACCGACCAATACCTGTCGGAGGCACGTGGCCCGCTGCATACCGACTTGCAAGCGCTGCAATGCCCCCTCAAGGAACTCGGCCGCGGCTCGCAGTATCTGATCGGCGCGCTGAAGCTGATTCTCACCCAGCCGTACGACATCGATACTGTGCCGAAGCTGTTCCGCGGCGACTACCAGAACGTGTCGGCCACGATTGACGTGACCTTCAGCGCCATGGACAACGCATTGCTCACCGGTACCGGCTTTTCCGGAGCCTTGCGCGCGCTCGAACAGTCCTTCGGTCGCGATCCCGAGACGATGATCCCCGACGTCCGCTACACGCCGAACCCGAACGACGCGCCCGGCGGACCGCTGGTGGAAAGGGGCGACCGGCAATGCTGA
- a CDS encoding mammalian cell entry protein, producing MSPRRRFHPGEGFLFVTHPLPPRRPWVFPFVAISAAVVMVVAITLSSLMLVAHVSRDQAAHREHEVVNYVKWFMGQFTSVDPYHANEYVERILAQATGDFAKQYHDKANEILLQVAQAEPARGTVLDAGVERWNDDGTASVLVATEVTSKSPDGKEVFENTNRWAATAKQEGNQWKISNLLQMI from the coding sequence ATGAGTCCGCGGCGCCGATTCCACCCCGGTGAGGGATTCCTGTTTGTCACACACCCGCTGCCGCCGAGGCGACCGTGGGTATTCCCGTTCGTGGCCATTTCCGCTGCCGTGGTGATGGTGGTGGCGATCACGCTATCCAGCCTGATGCTGGTCGCGCACGTGTCGCGGGATCAGGCCGCGCACCGGGAGCACGAGGTGGTCAACTACGTGAAATGGTTCATGGGGCAGTTCACCTCCGTTGACCCGTATCACGCCAACGAATACGTCGAGCGGATATTGGCGCAGGCGACCGGCGATTTCGCCAAGCAATACCACGACAAGGCGAACGAGATCCTGCTGCAGGTCGCTCAAGCCGAGCCCGCCAGGGGTACCGTCCTGGACGCGGGCGTGGAACGGTGGAACGACGACGGCACCGCCAGCGTTTTGGTGGCCACCGAGGTCACCTCCAAGTCACCCGACGGCAAAGAGGTCTTCGAGAACACGAACCGTTGGGCTGCCACAGCTAAGCAGGAAGGGAATCAGTGGAAGATCAGCAACCTGCTGCAGATGATCTGA
- a CDS encoding YoaK family protein, which yields MAVSTPRYHRLTIVALLLLTFATGLADAISVLVLGHVFVANMTGNVIFLGICLVPKSQTGIDLVAGVVSVVTFVIGTIIGGRLTRALGGQPRRWISAALGTEVAVLATLSVLAGSGVLHYHDNTKLFLIGGLALTFGLQNAIAREFGIRELSTTMLTSTIVAIGAESRLAGGTGGRSLLRYSVIAAMCGGALLGAAMSRVTVAPVFALAAAVVSVSMLVFRYGPVDRKTPQALTS from the coding sequence ATGGCCGTCAGCACACCCCGGTATCACCGGTTGACGATCGTCGCTTTGCTGTTGCTGACCTTCGCCACCGGCTTGGCCGACGCGATCAGTGTGCTGGTCCTCGGGCATGTCTTCGTGGCCAACATGACCGGCAACGTGATCTTCCTCGGCATTTGCCTGGTACCGAAGTCGCAGACGGGTATCGACCTGGTCGCCGGCGTGGTGTCCGTGGTCACCTTCGTCATCGGCACGATCATCGGCGGCCGGTTGACCCGGGCGCTCGGTGGTCAGCCACGACGCTGGATCAGCGCGGCGCTGGGGACCGAGGTCGCGGTGCTGGCGACGTTGTCGGTGCTGGCCGGCAGCGGGGTGCTGCACTATCACGACAACACCAAGCTGTTCCTCATCGGTGGGCTCGCGTTGACGTTCGGCTTGCAGAACGCGATCGCTCGGGAGTTCGGTATTCGTGAGCTCAGCACCACAATGTTGACGTCGACCATCGTCGCGATCGGCGCCGAGAGCCGGCTGGCCGGCGGCACGGGTGGCCGAAGCTTGCTGCGCTATAGCGTGATCGCGGCGATGTGCGGCGGCGCCCTGCTCGGTGCCGCCATGTCCCGGGTGACCGTGGCGCCGGTGTTCGCACTGGCCGCCGCCGTGGTCTCGGTGAGCATGCTGGTCTTCCGCTACGGCCCCGTGGATCGCAAAACGCCTCAGGCGCTTACTAGTTGA
- a CDS encoding pirin family protein, translated as MPATVEIRRAAERAVTTTDWLESRHCFSFGDHYDPDNTHHGLLLVSNDDIVQPGTGFATHPHRDMEIVTWVLKGELTHRDSTGTHGVIYPGLAQRMSAGSGIRHSETNESATRPVHFVQMWIVPDQTGIAPSYQQHDIGDDLSNGALVTIASGINGHDDAAITLHNRSAALHAARLRPGDMVDVPAAPYLHLFVTRGRIDLDGAGELAEGDAVRCTDTGARRLTANCPAEVLVWEMHANLGS; from the coding sequence ATGCCTGCCACCGTGGAGATTCGGCGAGCCGCCGAGCGGGCCGTCACCACAACCGACTGGTTGGAATCCAGACACTGCTTCTCGTTCGGCGATCACTACGACCCGGACAACACCCACCACGGGCTGCTGCTGGTCAGCAACGACGACATCGTGCAACCCGGGACCGGATTCGCCACCCACCCGCACCGCGATATGGAAATCGTCACCTGGGTGCTGAAAGGTGAACTGACCCACCGGGACTCGACGGGCACCCACGGCGTGATCTACCCCGGCCTGGCCCAGCGCATGTCGGCGGGCAGCGGTATCCGGCATTCGGAAACGAACGAATCGGCCACGCGTCCAGTGCATTTCGTTCAAATGTGGATAGTGCCCGACCAGACCGGCATCGCCCCGAGCTACCAGCAGCATGATATCGGCGATGACCTGTCCAACGGCGCTCTGGTCACCATCGCCTCGGGCATCAACGGCCACGACGATGCCGCGATCACGCTGCACAACCGCAGCGCGGCCCTGCACGCGGCGCGGTTGCGGCCCGGCGACATGGTCGACGTCCCCGCGGCGCCTTACCTGCATCTGTTTGTCACCCGCGGCCGGATTGACCTGGACGGGGCCGGCGAACTGGCCGAAGGGGATGCGGTCCGCTGCACCGACACCGGGGCGCGGCGGCTCACCGCCAACTGCCCCGCGGAGGTCCTGGTGTGGGAGATGCACGCAAACCTGGGGTCCTGA
- a CDS encoding RDD family protein, translated as MTVVVEEIQTPETVQALAEKALAPWHLRVAAFAVDVVPGIAVVATLALVSFTVPSDSSWWWVCVAILALVTLLMSVNRWLAPALTGWTLGRALCGIAVVRHNGAAGDAVGPWRLMVRDLAHLVDTVPLVVGWLWPLWDPDRRTFADMLLRTEVRTAEPVERPAKVRRWTAVVLVTAAGLCLGGAGVSYAVVYSYDKATDRTRAELATQGPKMVAQMLTYDPKTLREDFARAQSLTTDRYRGQLAAQQDTVAKGHPVLNEYWVTGSSIQSATPNRATMLLFIQGRRGTPPDIRYISATVRVSFARDRDDQWRVDDLTVLTKPKPRGDGK; from the coding sequence GTGACGGTGGTGGTCGAGGAGATCCAGACCCCCGAGACCGTCCAAGCCCTAGCCGAAAAGGCTTTGGCGCCATGGCATTTGCGGGTGGCTGCGTTCGCCGTTGATGTGGTGCCGGGCATCGCGGTGGTAGCGACCCTGGCGCTGGTCTCGTTTACCGTGCCGTCGGACAGCTCATGGTGGTGGGTGTGCGTCGCCATCCTGGCCTTGGTGACCCTGCTGATGTCGGTCAACCGGTGGCTGGCGCCCGCCCTGACCGGTTGGACCCTGGGACGCGCCCTGTGCGGAATCGCGGTGGTACGTCACAATGGGGCGGCTGGAGACGCCGTCGGTCCGTGGCGGCTGATGGTGCGTGACCTCGCCCACCTGGTCGACACCGTGCCGCTGGTGGTCGGATGGCTGTGGCCGCTGTGGGATCCGGACCGGCGCACCTTCGCCGACATGCTGTTGCGCACCGAGGTGCGAACCGCTGAGCCCGTCGAGCGCCCGGCCAAGGTACGGCGGTGGACGGCGGTGGTACTGGTCACCGCGGCCGGGTTGTGCCTGGGCGGTGCCGGTGTGAGCTACGCGGTGGTGTACTCCTACGACAAGGCAACCGATCGAACCCGTGCTGAGCTTGCGACGCAGGGCCCCAAGATGGTCGCCCAGATGCTGACATACGACCCGAAAACGTTGCGCGAGGACTTCGCTCGAGCACAATCGCTGACCACCGACAGGTACCGCGGTCAGTTGGCCGCCCAGCAGGACACCGTCGCGAAGGGGCACCCCGTCCTCAACGAGTACTGGGTGACGGGCAGTTCTATCCAATCCGCGACGCCGAACCGGGCGACCATGCTGTTGTTCATCCAGGGTCGCCGTGGCACACCACCCGACATCCGCTACATCAGCGCAACCGTACGGGTCAGCTTCGCAAGGGACCGGGACGACCAATGGCGCGTTGACGACCTGACTGTACTGACCAAACCGAAGCCGCGCGGGGACGGGAAATGA
- a CDS encoding YhgE/Pip domain-containing protein, whose amino-acid sequence MSQSHPRHAAPNPKRSIKSVRTVRFWAAPILITLALMSALAALYLGGILNPATNLRHFPIAVVNQDAGPTGKQIVEGLVAGLDKDKYDLRVVSHDEAKRLLDRAEVYGSAVIPPTFSSALRDYAMSAVQPTHADRPTITISTNPRAGTLGSSIAAQTLTQAMAVVNSKVGQRLTADVAAQTGGAPLAGAAALGLTNPIDVKSTVYNPLPNGTGNGLSAFYYALLLLLAGFTGSIVVSTLVDSMLGYVPAEFGPVYRFGEQVRISRFRTLLLKWGLMTVLALLTSAVYLAIAHGLGMPVSLGWQLWLYGVFAIIAVGVTSSSLIAVLGSMGLLVSMLIFVIFGLPSAGATVPLEAVPPFFRWLATFEPMHQVFLGVRSLLYLDGHADAGLSHALAMTSIGLVIGLLLGGIITHLYDRKGFHRIPGAVELAIAAEHQAQHQARERARAGAVEGTSENPSEQT is encoded by the coding sequence ATGTCTCAATCGCATCCGCGTCATGCCGCACCGAACCCCAAGCGCAGTATCAAGTCGGTTCGGACCGTGCGGTTCTGGGCGGCACCGATACTCATCACACTGGCCCTCATGTCGGCGCTGGCGGCCCTGTACCTGGGCGGAATCCTGAACCCGGCGACCAACCTGCGCCACTTCCCCATCGCGGTGGTCAACCAGGACGCCGGACCCACCGGCAAGCAGATTGTCGAGGGTCTGGTGGCCGGACTGGACAAGGACAAGTACGACCTGCGCGTCGTCTCCCACGACGAGGCCAAGCGGCTCCTGGACCGGGCTGAGGTCTACGGTTCGGCCGTCATTCCGCCGACTTTTTCCTCGGCGCTGCGAGATTATGCGATGAGCGCCGTGCAGCCGACCCACGCGGACCGGCCCACGATTACCATCTCGACCAATCCGCGTGCGGGCACGCTGGGCTCGAGCATCGCCGCACAGACGTTGACCCAGGCGATGGCCGTGGTGAATTCCAAAGTCGGGCAACGCCTTACCGCCGACGTTGCGGCGCAGACCGGCGGTGCGCCGCTGGCCGGCGCCGCCGCGCTCGGGCTGACCAATCCGATCGACGTCAAATCCACGGTCTACAACCCGCTGCCCAACGGAACCGGTAATGGACTGTCGGCCTTCTACTATGCGCTGTTGCTGCTGCTGGCCGGATTCACCGGCAGCATCGTGGTGAGCACACTGGTGGACTCGATGCTCGGTTACGTACCAGCCGAATTCGGCCCGGTGTATCGCTTCGGTGAGCAGGTCCGCATCTCGCGGTTCCGCACCCTGCTGCTCAAGTGGGGATTGATGACAGTGCTGGCCTTGCTCACGTCGGCGGTGTACCTGGCGATTGCCCATGGCCTGGGCATGCCCGTTTCCCTCGGCTGGCAATTGTGGCTGTACGGAGTGTTCGCGATCATCGCGGTAGGCGTCACGTCCAGCTCGTTGATCGCGGTGCTGGGATCGATGGGCTTACTGGTGAGCATGTTGATCTTCGTCATTTTCGGGTTGCCGTCGGCGGGCGCCACGGTTCCCCTCGAGGCGGTCCCGCCGTTCTTCCGCTGGCTGGCCACCTTCGAGCCGATGCACCAAGTGTTCCTGGGGGTAAGGTCGCTGCTCTACCTCGACGGTCACGCCGACGCCGGGCTGTCCCATGCCTTGGCGATGACGTCCATCGGTCTGGTCATCGGCCTGCTGTTGGGGGGCATCATCACCCACCTGTACGACCGCAAGGGGTTCCACCGGATACCCGGGGCGGTCGAGTTGGCCATTGCGGCCGAGCACCAAGCGCAGCACCAGGCAAGGGAACGAGCCCGCGCCGGCGCGGTCGAAGGCACAAGCGAAAATCCAAGCGAGCAAACGTGA
- a CDS encoding virulence factor Mce family protein, protein MLTPFIKRQLIVFAVLTVVSLLVLGVYYLRIPSLAGIGRYTLKAELPASGGLYPTANVTYRGVTIGKVTDVEPTPTGAEATMSIDSRYKIPVDASANVHSVSAVGEQYLDLVSTGNPGKVFSPGQTITKGTVPSEIGPALDTANRGLQVLPADKIPVLLDETAQAVGGLGPALQRLVDATQAIVGDFRTQINDVNDIIDHSGPVIESQVRSGDAIERWAHNLNTLAAQTAKRDQNVKSILSQAAPTADQLNEVFTDVRDSLPQTLANLEVVFDLLKRYHKGVEQVLVFLPQGASIAQTVAAPFPNMAALDLALAINQPPPCLTGFIPASEWRSFADTSLQPLPTGTYCKIPMDTPANSVRGSRNIPCVDVPGKRAATPRECRDPKPYVPAGTNPWYGDPNQLLTCPAPAARCDQPVKPGLVIPAPSINNGMNPAPADRLPPGGTPPPVSDPLQRPGSGTVQCNGQQPNPCVYTPGGPPTAVYSPQSGELVGPDGVRYSVENSTKTGDDGWKEMLAPAG, encoded by the coding sequence ATGCTGACTCCCTTCATCAAACGCCAGTTGATCGTGTTCGCGGTCCTGACAGTGGTCTCGCTGTTGGTCCTGGGGGTTTACTACCTGCGGATTCCGTCGCTGGCCGGCATCGGCCGCTACACGCTCAAGGCGGAGCTGCCGGCATCGGGCGGCCTTTACCCCACGGCCAACGTGACCTATCGCGGCGTCACCATCGGCAAGGTCACCGACGTGGAGCCGACGCCGACCGGCGCCGAGGCGACGATGAGCATTGACAGCCGCTACAAGATCCCGGTCGATGCGTCGGCGAACGTGCATTCGGTGTCGGCGGTCGGTGAGCAGTACCTGGACTTGGTGTCGACGGGCAACCCGGGCAAGGTCTTTTCGCCCGGACAAACGATCACCAAGGGGACGGTGCCCAGTGAGATCGGGCCGGCCCTGGACACCGCCAACCGCGGCCTTCAGGTGTTGCCGGCGGACAAGATCCCCGTGCTGCTCGACGAAACGGCGCAAGCCGTAGGCGGTTTGGGCCCAGCCCTGCAACGGCTGGTCGACGCCACACAGGCGATCGTTGGTGACTTCCGCACCCAGATCAACGACGTCAACGACATCATCGACCATTCCGGACCCGTCATCGAGAGCCAGGTCCGCTCGGGTGACGCGATCGAACGCTGGGCGCACAACCTCAACACACTGGCCGCGCAGACGGCGAAACGGGACCAGAACGTGAAAAGCATTCTGTCCCAGGCAGCTCCGACCGCTGACCAGCTGAACGAGGTCTTCACCGACGTGCGTGATTCGCTGCCGCAGACGCTGGCGAACCTCGAAGTCGTGTTCGACCTGCTCAAGCGCTACCACAAAGGCGTCGAGCAGGTGCTGGTGTTCCTGCCGCAGGGTGCTTCGATCGCGCAGACAGTGGCCGCGCCCTTCCCGAACATGGCCGCCCTAGACCTGGCGTTGGCGATCAACCAGCCGCCGCCGTGTCTGACCGGGTTCATCCCTGCCTCGGAGTGGCGCTCTTTTGCCGACACCAGCCTGCAGCCGTTGCCGACTGGCACGTACTGCAAGATTCCGATGGATACTCCGGCCAACAGCGTGCGCGGGTCGCGCAACATTCCGTGTGTTGACGTCCCGGGCAAGCGAGCGGCGACGCCGCGGGAATGCCGCGACCCGAAACCATACGTGCCGGCGGGTACCAACCCCTGGTATGGCGACCCCAACCAGCTGTTGACGTGCCCCGCGCCGGCGGCGCGCTGCGATCAGCCGGTCAAGCCCGGCTTGGTGATCCCGGCACCATCGATCAATAACGGGATGAACCCGGCACCGGCCGACAGACTGCCTCCGGGCGGGACGCCGCCGCCGGTCAGTGACCCGCTGCAGCGGCCCGGTTCGGGTACTGTGCAGTGCAACGGACAGCAGCCCAACCCCTGTGTCTACACTCCGGGCGGGCCGCCCACGGCGGTCTACAGCCCTCAGAGCGGTGAACTGGTAGGGCCCGACGGAGTCAGATACTCCGTCGAAAACTCGACCAAAACAGGAGACGACGGATGGAAGGAGATGCTGGCGCCAGCCGGCTGA
- a CDS encoding Mce associated membrane protein, with the protein MEGDAGASRLNPIDADNSSSPEATDEDSAESEAQTGSDSPDTEGELTAESEAGPDSAEATDEDSAESEDEAGPDISDSTGEDQTAAPAVERRPSRLGRGWLVGISAALVLVAGGIGTGGYLALRAHQQSAAIARNNAAALQVAKDCVAVTQAPDTNSMAASEQKIIDCGTDQYRSQAVLYSSMLVQAYQAANVHVQLTDMRAAVERNNPDGSVDVLVALRVRMSNDQAQDQETGYRLRVRMTPTDGQYKISKLDQVTK; encoded by the coding sequence ATGGAAGGAGATGCTGGCGCCAGCCGGCTGAACCCCATCGACGCGGATAATTCGTCGAGCCCCGAGGCAACGGACGAGGACTCGGCAGAATCCGAGGCCCAAACCGGCTCAGACAGCCCCGACACGGAGGGTGAACTGACTGCAGAATCGGAAGCCGGTCCGGACAGCGCCGAGGCGACGGACGAGGATTCGGCCGAATCGGAGGACGAAGCCGGTCCGGACATCTCCGACAGCACAGGTGAGGACCAAACCGCGGCGCCGGCCGTCGAGCGGCGCCCGTCGCGTTTGGGTCGTGGATGGCTAGTCGGTATCAGCGCAGCACTGGTGCTCGTCGCCGGCGGTATCGGGACCGGCGGCTATCTGGCGCTGCGTGCCCACCAGCAGAGCGCGGCCATAGCCCGCAACAACGCGGCAGCGCTTCAGGTGGCCAAGGACTGTGTCGCGGTCACGCAGGCACCGGATACCAACTCCATGGCCGCCAGTGAACAGAAGATCATCGACTGCGGCACCGACCAGTACCGCTCTCAAGCCGTGCTGTACAGCAGCATGCTCGTTCAGGCGTACCAGGCCGCCAACGTGCACGTTCAGTTGACCGATATGCGGGCCGCGGTCGAGCGTAACAACCCCGACGGATCGGTTGACGTGCTGGTCGCCCTGCGCGTCCGGATGTCCAACGATCAGGCGCAGGATCAGGAAACCGGTTACCGGCTGCGGGTGCGTATGACGCCTACGGACGGTCAGTACAAGATTTCGAAACTCGACCAGGTGACGAAGTGA
- a CDS encoding mammalian cell entry protein, whose translation MEDQQPAADDLTEANSDASDAEPDSHAETDDQATQATEAVDEELGSGDVAPAAADQSEQADGGDTDSEKADSDAEAADTDSEAAGDDTDSEQSDTDAEVAGGDTETAVTDAEAAGDGAGRKVGFLKRLRGKVKRPSGKRVAAAVAVVGVLLFVGSAAFAGATLQPYLADRAVVAVKLNVARTAANAITTLWTYTPENMDKLADRAAVYLSGDFGAQYRKFVDSIVAPNKQAKVTNNTEVTGVAVESLDGPNAVAIVYTNTTTTSPLTKNIPAMKYLSYRLIMKRDNSRWFVTRMTTITSLDLTPRL comes from the coding sequence GTGGAAGATCAGCAACCTGCTGCAGATGATCTGACCGAGGCCAACTCGGATGCGTCCGACGCCGAACCAGATTCCCACGCCGAGACCGACGATCAGGCAACTCAAGCAACCGAGGCGGTGGACGAGGAACTCGGAAGCGGCGACGTTGCGCCAGCAGCAGCTGATCAGTCCGAGCAAGCTGATGGCGGCGACACCGATTCCGAAAAGGCCGACTCCGACGCCGAGGCGGCCGACACCGACTCCGAGGCCGCCGGTGACGACACTGATTCCGAACAGTCCGACACCGACGCCGAGGTCGCCGGTGGCGACACCGAGACTGCCGTAACCGACGCCGAGGCGGCCGGTGACGGCGCCGGACGCAAGGTCGGGTTCCTCAAGCGACTGAGGGGCAAGGTCAAACGCCCCAGCGGCAAGCGCGTCGCTGCGGCCGTCGCTGTGGTTGGCGTACTGCTTTTCGTGGGTTCTGCCGCATTTGCCGGCGCGACCCTGCAGCCGTACCTGGCCGATCGCGCGGTCGTCGCCGTCAAGCTGAACGTGGCGCGGACCGCGGCGAACGCGATCACGACGTTGTGGACCTACACCCCGGAAAACATGGATAAGCTGGCCGATCGCGCGGCGGTCTACCTCAGCGGTGACTTCGGAGCGCAATACCGAAAATTCGTCGACAGCATCGTAGCGCCGAACAAGCAAGCCAAGGTCACCAACAACACCGAGGTCACCGGCGTCGCGGTCGAATCGCTGGATGGTCCCAATGCGGTGGCCATCGTGTACACGAATACCACCACCACCAGCCCGCTGACCAAGAACATTCCGGCAATGAAGTATCTGTCGTACCGGCTGATCATGAAGCGGGATAACTCCCGCTGGTTTGTGACCAGGATGACGACGATCACCTCGCTGGATTTGACGCCTCGCCTGTAG